The following are from one region of the Hymenobacter sp. YIM 151858-1 genome:
- a CDS encoding sodium-translocating pyrophosphatase has protein sequence MTILYLAPGLGLLALLYTALRSGWVARQDAGDDRMRTIAGYIADGAIAFLRAEYRVLALFALIACVFLGLISVGNERSHPLIIGAFLLGAVFSATAGYIGMKIATKANVRTAQAARTSLSQALKVSFAGGSVMGMGVAGLAVLGLGGLFIAFYYLFVGNASANGPEMERALEVLTGFSLGAESIALFARVGGGIYTKAADVGADLVGKVEAGIPEDDPRNPATIADNVGDNVGDVAGMGADLFGSYVATILATMVLGREVVAAGDNFNGLSPILLPMVIAGLGIVFSLIGILFVRVKEGGNVQGALNMGNWISILLTGVASWFVIHYILPSGTLGMNRLGSAPFTATDVFWAVAVGLVVGALMSMITEYYTAMGKRPVLSIVRQSSTGHATTVIGGLAVGMESTVLPIIVLAAGIVLSYEFAGLYGVAIAAAGMMATTAMQLAIDAFGPIADNAGGIAEMSELPKEVRERTDILDAVGNTTAATGKGFAIASAALTSLALFAAFMGTANINTIDISNARVLAGLFIGAMVPFIFSALAIAAVGRAAMAMVQEVRRQFREIPGIMEGTGRPEYEKCVAISTQAAIREMLLPGAIALISPIIIGYAFGPEVLGGTLAGVTVSGVLMAMFQSNAGGAWDNAKKSFEKGVMVNGKMEYKGSDAHKASVTGDTVGDPFKDTSGPSMNILIKLMSIVSLVIAPHIAREGNVPAERGVAPAPLRPATEQVLPAAKPQVRYADLGTEAGRIVLTSLLKRAE, from the coding sequence ATGACCATTCTCTACCTCGCACCCGGGCTTGGGCTGCTGGCGCTGCTTTACACAGCGCTGCGCTCGGGCTGGGTTGCCCGGCAAGATGCCGGCGACGACCGCATGCGCACCATTGCCGGCTACATTGCCGATGGCGCCATTGCCTTCTTACGAGCTGAATACCGTGTGCTGGCCCTGTTTGCGCTGATTGCCTGCGTGTTTTTGGGCCTGATAAGCGTGGGCAACGAACGTTCGCACCCCCTTATCATCGGCGCTTTCTTGCTGGGCGCTGTTTTCTCGGCCACGGCGGGCTATATCGGGATGAAGATTGCCACCAAGGCCAACGTACGCACGGCGCAGGCAGCACGCACCAGCCTTTCGCAGGCGCTCAAGGTGTCGTTTGCGGGTGGCTCGGTTATGGGCATGGGCGTTGCCGGTTTGGCCGTGCTCGGCCTGGGCGGCTTGTTTATCGCCTTCTACTACCTGTTTGTGGGCAATGCCAGCGCCAACGGCCCCGAAATGGAGCGTGCCCTTGAGGTGCTCACCGGTTTCTCCCTAGGTGCCGAAAGCATTGCCTTGTTTGCGAGGGTAGGAGGGGGCATTTACACCAAGGCGGCCGACGTGGGAGCCGACCTGGTGGGCAAGGTTGAAGCCGGTATTCCGGAAGACGACCCGCGCAACCCCGCCACCATTGCCGACAACGTAGGCGACAATGTGGGCGACGTAGCCGGCATGGGTGCCGACTTGTTCGGCTCGTATGTGGCTACCATTCTGGCTACCATGGTCCTAGGTCGGGAAGTAGTAGCCGCCGGCGACAACTTCAACGGCCTGTCGCCGATACTGCTGCCGATGGTAATTGCGGGCCTGGGCATCGTGTTCTCGCTGATCGGAATTCTGTTCGTGCGGGTGAAGGAAGGCGGCAACGTGCAGGGCGCCCTGAATATGGGCAACTGGATTTCTATTCTGCTAACCGGCGTTGCCTCCTGGTTTGTGATTCACTACATCTTGCCCAGCGGTACCCTCGGTATGAACCGCCTGGGCTCGGCGCCCTTCACGGCTACCGACGTGTTTTGGGCCGTGGCCGTGGGCCTGGTGGTGGGCGCGCTGATGAGCATGATTACCGAATACTACACCGCCATGGGCAAGCGCCCGGTGCTCAGCATTGTGCGCCAAAGCAGCACCGGCCACGCTACCACCGTAATCGGTGGCTTGGCCGTAGGCATGGAGTCGACGGTGCTGCCCATCATCGTGCTGGCGGCGGGCATTGTGCTGTCGTATGAGTTTGCGGGCCTGTACGGCGTGGCCATTGCCGCGGCGGGCATGATGGCAACTACCGCTATGCAGCTGGCCATTGATGCCTTCGGGCCGATTGCCGATAACGCCGGTGGTATTGCCGAGATGAGCGAACTGCCCAAGGAAGTACGCGAGCGTACCGACATTCTGGACGCGGTGGGCAATACCACGGCCGCTACGGGCAAGGGCTTTGCCATTGCCTCGGCGGCGCTTACGTCGTTGGCGTTGTTTGCCGCCTTTATGGGCACGGCTAACATCAATACCATTGATATCAGCAACGCCCGGGTGCTGGCGGGCTTGTTTATCGGGGCTATGGTGCCGTTTATCTTCTCGGCGTTGGCTATTGCGGCTGTGGGCCGGGCCGCCATGGCCATGGTGCAGGAAGTACGGCGGCAGTTCCGCGAAATTCCGGGCATTATGGAGGGCACCGGCCGCCCCGAGTACGAAAAGTGCGTGGCTATTTCAACGCAGGCCGCCATCCGGGAGATGCTGCTGCCGGGTGCTATTGCCCTTATTTCGCCCATCATCATCGGTTATGCTTTTGGGCCCGAGGTGCTGGGCGGCACGCTGGCCGGCGTTACCGTTTCGGGCGTGCTGATGGCCATGTTCCAGAGCAACGCCGGCGGCGCCTGGGACAACGCCAAGAAGTCGTTTGAGAAGGGCGTGATGGTGAACGGCAAAATGGAGTACAAGGGCTCCGACGCCCACAAAGCCTCCGTAACCGGCGACACCGTAGGCGACCCGTTCAAGGACACCTCGGGCCCGTCGATGAACATCCTGATCAAGCTGATGAGCATCGTGTCGTTGGTGATTGCGCCGCACATTGCCCGCGAGGGCAACGTGCCGGCCGAGCGCGGCGTGGCGCCGGCGCCGCTGCGCCCGGCCACCGAGCAGGTGCTGCCGGCTGCCAAGCCCCAGGTGCGCTACGCCGACCTAGGCACCGAGGCCGGGCGCATCGTCCTCACCTCGTTGCTGAAACGCGCCGAATAG
- a CDS encoding M20/M25/M40 family metallo-hydrolase: MNLLHTLCRIAAPSGHEAPLTEFVLRYVAEQAPAWRVQPTVLAGGEFQDCIILVFGQPRTAVFAHLDSIGFTVRYGKQLVRIGGPDAETGYRLVGQDAQGEIDCTLTVDEKTGALGYEFNREIERGTELTFRCDFRETDEAVQSCYLDNRLGVWTALRLCETLEHGIVVFSCWEEHGGGSVAYLADYIYKHYGVRQALVCDITWVTEGVHPGQGCVISLRDSLIPRRSYVERIRRIAKASGIAHQLEVEGSGGSDGKELQHGAQPWDWCFVGAPEDNVHTPDEIVHKADIDSMLRLYQVLMQEL; this comes from the coding sequence ATGAATCTGCTGCACACGTTATGCCGCATAGCGGCTCCCTCAGGCCACGAAGCCCCGCTCACCGAATTTGTGCTTCGTTACGTTGCAGAGCAAGCGCCGGCCTGGCGAGTTCAGCCAACGGTGTTGGCCGGTGGAGAGTTTCAGGATTGTATTATTCTGGTCTTCGGCCAGCCCAGAACAGCGGTTTTCGCGCATCTTGATTCGATTGGGTTTACGGTGCGGTACGGCAAGCAACTGGTGCGCATCGGCGGCCCGGATGCCGAAACGGGCTACCGGCTGGTGGGGCAGGACGCGCAGGGGGAAATTGATTGCACGCTCACGGTAGACGAGAAAACCGGGGCCTTGGGTTATGAGTTCAACCGCGAGATTGAACGCGGGACGGAACTGACCTTCCGCTGCGACTTCCGCGAAACCGACGAGGCCGTGCAAAGCTGCTACCTCGACAACCGCCTGGGTGTCTGGACGGCCTTGCGGCTGTGCGAGACGCTGGAGCATGGCATCGTGGTCTTCAGCTGCTGGGAGGAGCACGGCGGCGGCTCGGTGGCGTACCTGGCCGATTACATCTACAAGCACTACGGCGTGCGCCAGGCGTTGGTGTGCGACATTACGTGGGTTACCGAGGGCGTGCACCCTGGCCAGGGCTGCGTCATCTCGCTGCGCGACTCTCTCATTCCGCGGCGCTCGTACGTGGAGCGCATCCGCCGGATTGCCAAGGCCTCGGGCATTGCGCACCAGCTGGAAGTGGAGGGCAGCGGCGGCTCCGACGGCAAGGAGCTGCAGCACGGCGCCCAGCCCTGGGACTGGTGCTTCGTGGGGGCTCCGGAAGACAACGTGCACACCCCCGACGAGATTGTGCATAAAGCCGACATCGACAGCATGTTGCGCCTCTACCAGGTGCTCATGCAGGAGCTGTAA
- a CDS encoding tol-pal system protein YbgF, translated as MRFHLRFILWLYVVIGLLLALPSAAAAQSADTTKRNAPIRNIQLENVDVAPGAVDTKGWLLLDKDIQLELDGAVRNLYNFKYDKAEKQFRSLRRRYPNHPMPYFLLGLSQWWKIMPTNIQTTLYDRPFFAYMDTAIVKAEKLYEQDNRNYEACFFLAASYGFDARLNAERANWRKATVSSKRSLKYLELSKEANGLSPEFLFGQALFNYYAVWIPDNYPLLKPVLLLFPKGNKQLGLQQLRNVADNGVYVGPEAKVFLMRILNNEENNPTAAMPIARSLATNYPDNGYFQRFYALLCFNEGEFRECERVSREILDKINRGFPGYEGISGRYATYFLGWLMQNKYKDINKAKEYYQRCIVFAESTNETSGGFYLYANLNLARIADKAKDVKAAVRYYGVVHNKADHKSEQYREARAYLKKNKKG; from the coding sequence ATGCGTTTTCATCTGCGTTTTATCCTGTGGTTGTATGTGGTAATTGGCTTGCTGCTGGCCTTGCCAAGCGCGGCAGCCGCCCAATCAGCCGACACGACTAAGCGCAACGCGCCCATTCGCAACATTCAGCTGGAAAACGTTGATGTGGCTCCCGGCGCAGTGGACACCAAAGGCTGGCTGCTGCTCGACAAGGACATCCAATTGGAGCTCGACGGGGCCGTGCGCAATCTGTACAACTTCAAGTACGACAAGGCCGAAAAGCAATTCCGCTCGCTTCGGCGCCGCTATCCCAACCACCCCATGCCGTACTTCCTCCTAGGCCTCAGCCAATGGTGGAAGATCATGCCCACGAACATCCAGACCACGCTCTACGACCGGCCGTTTTTTGCCTACATGGATACGGCAATCGTGAAGGCCGAAAAGCTATACGAACAAGACAACCGCAACTACGAGGCCTGCTTTTTCCTGGCCGCTTCGTACGGGTTCGATGCGCGCCTGAATGCCGAGCGCGCCAACTGGCGAAAAGCTACGGTATCAAGCAAACGTTCCCTCAAATACCTGGAGCTGAGCAAAGAAGCCAACGGCCTCAGCCCCGAGTTCTTGTTCGGGCAGGCGTTATTCAACTATTACGCCGTCTGGATTCCGGATAATTACCCCTTGCTCAAGCCTGTATTGCTCCTTTTCCCGAAGGGCAACAAACAGCTTGGCCTGCAGCAACTCCGCAACGTGGCCGATAACGGCGTGTATGTAGGTCCCGAGGCGAAAGTATTTTTGATGCGCATCCTCAACAACGAGGAGAACAACCCCACGGCGGCCATGCCCATTGCCCGCTCGCTGGCCACCAACTACCCCGATAACGGCTACTTTCAACGCTTCTACGCGCTGTTGTGCTTTAACGAGGGCGAGTTTCGGGAATGCGAACGGGTAAGCCGCGAAATTCTGGACAAAATCAACCGTGGCTTTCCGGGCTACGAGGGCATCAGCGGCCGCTACGCCACCTACTTCCTAGGTTGGCTGATGCAAAACAAATACAAGGACATCAACAAGGCCAAGGAGTACTACCAGCGCTGCATCGTGTTTGCCGAAAGCACCAACGAAACCAGCGGCGGGTTTTACCTCTACGCCAACCTCAACCTGGCCCGCATCGCCGATAAGGCCAAAGATGTAAAGGCCGCCGTACGTTACTATGGTGTGGTACACAATAAAGCCGACCACAAAAGCGAACAGTACCGCGAGGCCCGGGCTTATTTGAAGAAGAACAAGAAAGGTTAA
- a CDS encoding formyl transferase: MSQSISDNNKIVILAGPGESTNILFHALNQEFGVHKIIIETPVSQKQLLKRRAEKLGWNTVVGQILFKVLIAQPLKASSQKRLNAIRASEGLDNSPIPEEYITRVSSVNSPECINQLQGIKPDVIVVNGTRIISKKVLTSVNCKFINTHAGITPLYRGVHGGYWALANNDSAHCGVSVHLVDPGIDTGDIIDQALINPTSEDNFVTYPLLQLAAGLPLLKKAVRDALIGALQLKNAPEGKSRLWSHPTLAEYLRNRTR; this comes from the coding sequence ATGAGTCAGTCTATTAGCGATAATAATAAAATTGTTATTCTGGCAGGTCCGGGGGAATCGACAAACATCCTGTTTCATGCCTTAAACCAGGAGTTTGGCGTCCATAAAATCATCATTGAGACCCCTGTCAGCCAAAAACAGTTGCTTAAACGTAGGGCGGAAAAACTAGGATGGAATACTGTAGTAGGACAAATTTTATTCAAAGTGCTGATAGCGCAGCCTTTGAAAGCTTCTTCGCAGAAGCGGCTAAATGCAATTAGGGCTTCGGAGGGTTTGGATAATAGTCCTATACCAGAAGAGTATATTACCCGTGTGTCTTCGGTAAATAGCCCGGAGTGTATAAATCAGTTGCAAGGCATAAAGCCCGATGTTATTGTCGTGAATGGCACCCGTATAATATCAAAGAAGGTGCTGACAAGCGTGAATTGTAAATTCATTAATACCCATGCTGGAATAACTCCGCTTTACCGTGGCGTGCATGGTGGGTATTGGGCTTTAGCCAACAACGATTCAGCTCATTGCGGTGTTTCAGTCCACCTAGTAGATCCGGGTATTGACACAGGAGATATCATCGATCAAGCGCTGATTAATCCTACGTCAGAAGATAATTTTGTGACATACCCGCTTTTGCAGTTGGCCGCGGGTTTACCATTATTGAAAAAAGCGGTGCGGGATGCGTTGATTGGTGCTTTACAACTAAAAAATGCTCCGGAAGGAAAGTCTCGTTTGTGGTCGCACCCTACACTGGCAGAATACTTGCGTAATCGCACTCGGTAA
- a CDS encoding polysaccharide deacetylase family protein, translating into MHRTANWPELREPGKFVISLDFELNWGVRDQQTLEQYGANILGVHKAIPAMLAVFSEFNLRATWATVGFLFCKDKSDLLAHLPSVRPEYVDNNLSPYLALDEIGDNEENDPYHFGFSLLEKIRQTPGQEVATHTFCHYYCLERGQTAEAFRHDLAAAVQISREQGLEVRSLVFPRNQSNSDYFDICREFGITSYRGNEPSWIYKERNEEDQKLYKRGARLLDAYINISGENCYSLEDIARSSPYNIPASRFLRPWSKKFSFLESLRIKRILNGMEYAARHGKVFHLWWHPHNFGINLSENISVLRQIASYYQQLRAKYGMESLSMNDIAVRLQNLKDINA; encoded by the coding sequence ATGCATAGGACTGCAAACTGGCCTGAGCTGCGAGAGCCAGGAAAATTCGTTATATCCCTTGACTTTGAGCTCAACTGGGGAGTGCGCGATCAGCAAACGCTTGAACAGTATGGTGCTAATATTCTGGGTGTGCATAAGGCTATACCAGCTATGTTGGCTGTGTTTTCTGAATTCAACCTGCGGGCAACTTGGGCTACGGTAGGGTTTTTGTTTTGCAAAGACAAATCTGATTTATTAGCGCATTTGCCAAGCGTTCGGCCTGAATACGTTGATAACAACCTGTCGCCTTACCTGGCCCTTGATGAGATAGGTGACAACGAAGAAAATGATCCTTATCATTTTGGCTTTTCGTTGCTAGAAAAAATCCGACAAACGCCAGGACAGGAAGTTGCCACCCATACTTTCTGTCATTATTATTGCTTAGAGCGCGGACAAACCGCCGAAGCATTTAGGCACGATTTGGCTGCAGCTGTTCAAATAAGTCGTGAGCAGGGATTGGAGGTCCGCAGTTTAGTATTTCCACGCAATCAGAGTAATTCTGATTACTTCGATATTTGCCGAGAATTTGGCATAACAAGTTACCGCGGAAATGAGCCTTCGTGGATATACAAGGAGCGAAATGAGGAAGACCAAAAACTTTACAAACGCGGTGCCAGACTGTTGGATGCATACATCAATATTTCTGGCGAAAATTGTTATTCACTCGAAGATATAGCACGTTCTAGTCCTTATAACATACCGGCTAGTCGGTTTTTGCGGCCTTGGTCAAAAAAATTTAGTTTTTTGGAAAGTTTGCGTATTAAGCGCATCTTGAATGGAATGGAGTATGCCGCGCGCCATGGAAAGGTATTTCATTTATGGTGGCATCCGCACAATTTCGGAATAAACTTAAGCGAAAATATTTCCGTATTGCGCCAAATTGCTAGCTATTATCAGCAGCTACGCGCCAAATACGGTATGGAAAGCCTTTCCATGAATGATATTGCTGTTCGTCTTCAAAATCTTAAAGATATAAATGCATGA
- a CDS encoding glycosyltransferase family 4 protein produces MHILFLVPYPPGKAPSQRFRFEQYLGFLPAAGHTWRMEPFLSDKTWAVLYQSGHTLAKILGILAGFMRRIWVLLTQVPKADFVFIHREAAPIGPPLFEWLIAKVFRKRIIYDFDDAIWMKDPAGERTFISRLKWQQKVGRICRWAYKVSCGNAYLRDYAQQFNANAIINPTTLDTETRHNRIRDQYLPQRPVIGWTGTHTTLRHLDLIWPVLERLEQEGFEFDFKVISNQAPEYAGLRALSYIPWRKETEIEDLLQFHLGLMPLVDDPWARGKCAFKALQYMSLGMPALVSPVGMNTEVVQQGYNGFVCDTPDEWYSSLRSLLSDQDLRAQLGTGARRTIVERYSVLSNQNNFLALFS; encoded by the coding sequence ATGCACATTCTTTTTCTGGTCCCATACCCTCCCGGAAAGGCGCCCTCACAGCGTTTCCGTTTCGAGCAATACCTCGGTTTTTTGCCTGCAGCCGGACATACATGGCGCATGGAGCCCTTTTTGTCTGATAAAACATGGGCAGTCCTTTACCAATCCGGCCATACCCTCGCCAAGATATTAGGTATACTAGCTGGGTTTATGCGTCGTATTTGGGTATTGCTGACACAGGTACCCAAGGCTGATTTTGTGTTTATTCACCGCGAAGCTGCTCCTATCGGCCCCCCGTTATTCGAATGGCTCATTGCAAAGGTGTTTCGCAAACGTATTATATACGACTTTGATGATGCCATCTGGATGAAAGACCCGGCCGGGGAGCGAACCTTCATAAGCAGGCTAAAATGGCAGCAAAAAGTAGGCAGAATATGCCGTTGGGCATACAAAGTAAGCTGCGGCAATGCCTACTTACGAGATTATGCACAACAGTTTAACGCGAATGCCATTATTAACCCAACTACCTTAGATACCGAAACTCGTCATAACCGCATACGTGACCAATACCTGCCGCAGCGGCCGGTTATTGGTTGGACCGGTACTCATACAACCCTTCGGCACCTGGACTTGATTTGGCCAGTTTTAGAACGATTGGAGCAAGAGGGCTTTGAATTCGATTTCAAGGTTATTTCAAACCAAGCTCCTGAATACGCTGGGTTGCGGGCACTTTCGTACATCCCTTGGCGCAAGGAAACCGAGATTGAAGATTTACTGCAATTTCACTTAGGGCTCATGCCACTGGTAGACGACCCCTGGGCTCGCGGCAAGTGCGCGTTCAAAGCCCTGCAATACATGTCATTGGGAATGCCTGCCCTCGTATCGCCGGTAGGCATGAACACCGAAGTAGTACAACAGGGTTACAATGGGTTTGTATGTGATACACCCGACGAATGGTATTCTTCGTTACGTAGCCTGCTAAGCGACCAGGATTTGAGGGCTCAGTTAGGAACGGGGGCTCGTCGTACAATCGTTGAGCGGTACTCCGTTCTTTCAAATCAAAACAATTTCTTGGCTCTGTTTAGTTAA
- a CDS encoding glycosyltransferase family 2 protein, protein MSVSISTPLISVISPVYQAGGLIQELIERLETVLPQVSTDYEIILIDDGSTDESWQLIVKHAARSNNIRGLRLSRNFGQHHAITAGLDLAAGTWVVVMDCDLQDRPEEIVSLYQHAQRGYDVVLAARQHRQDNWMKRASSRLFYRALSYLTGVKQNPEIANFGLYHRRVIDTVRQLRESIRYFPTMVQWAGFRQCSLPVQHLESKRPSTYNLGRRLRLATDIMLAYSDKPLRLTVYTGLLISVVAFLLGLITLLRFALGQITVPGYASLFIFMSFFSGLIILVLGIVGLYVGKTFEGVRNRPLYVIAATTPRN, encoded by the coding sequence ATGTCAGTCTCTATTAGTACGCCGCTTATATCAGTTATCAGTCCGGTGTATCAAGCCGGAGGTCTTATACAAGAGCTGATTGAGCGATTAGAAACTGTGTTGCCACAGGTTTCCACCGACTATGAGATAATCTTAATCGACGATGGCAGCACTGATGAGAGCTGGCAGCTTATTGTAAAGCACGCTGCACGCAGTAACAACATACGAGGGCTTCGACTAAGCCGAAATTTTGGGCAGCACCACGCCATTACCGCCGGGCTAGACTTGGCTGCCGGCACGTGGGTGGTCGTTATGGACTGCGACCTGCAAGACCGTCCGGAAGAGATAGTTTCACTTTACCAGCACGCGCAGCGCGGCTACGACGTGGTACTGGCTGCCCGGCAGCACCGACAGGACAACTGGATGAAACGCGCTAGTTCACGCTTGTTTTACCGTGCCTTATCTTATCTCACCGGTGTGAAGCAAAATCCCGAAATAGCCAACTTCGGCCTATACCATCGCCGCGTAATCGATACGGTACGGCAATTGCGCGAGAGCATCCGCTACTTCCCCACCATGGTGCAGTGGGCGGGGTTTCGGCAATGCAGCTTACCCGTGCAGCACCTGGAGAGCAAACGCCCCTCCACCTACAACCTAGGTCGAAGGCTTCGCTTAGCTACCGACATCATGCTGGCTTATTCCGATAAACCCCTACGCCTGACGGTTTACACCGGCTTGCTGATTTCGGTGGTGGCCTTTTTGCTCGGGTTGATTACGCTGCTTCGTTTTGCCCTAGGCCAAATTACGGTGCCCGGCTATGCCAGCTTGTTCATTTTCATGAGCTTTTTCTCGGGGCTGATTATTCTGGTGCTCGGGATTGTAGGGCTTTATGTAGGCAAAACATTCGAAGGCGTACGCAACCGGCCACTGTACGTAATAGCTGCCACTACCCCGCGTAATTGA
- the rffA gene encoding dTDP-4-amino-4,6-dideoxygalactose transaminase: MTPTHIPFNKPYQSGRELLYIQEAIKAGQLSGNGRFTKQCQTYFEQQYHIHKALLTTSGTAALEMAALLLNLLPGDEVVVPSFTFTSTANAFVLRGARIVFADSSAEHPNIDVSQLESLITPRTRAIVPVHYAGVSCDMAAIMYLAERFNLAVIEDAAQAIESYYLGKALGSFGQLAAFSFHETKNLIAGEGGLLAVNSPELAPRAEIMWEKGTNRAAFFRGEAAKYQWVDVGSSFLPSELNAAYLWAQLEAKARILEQRRQQWHRYYHAFQEIAAEGLALLPVVPAYAQHNWHIFYLVCRNLPERQQLIQHLAEQNILAVFHYQTLHDSPYYQALHDGRPLPNAQRFADCLVRLPLYFELSEDDQLRVIEAVVNYFDRLRKTSS; encoded by the coding sequence ATGACGCCGACGCACATACCCTTTAACAAACCTTACCAGTCGGGCCGCGAGTTGCTGTACATCCAGGAAGCAATTAAGGCAGGGCAATTATCGGGTAATGGGCGGTTCACCAAGCAGTGCCAAACTTACTTCGAGCAACAGTACCACATCCACAAAGCGCTGTTAACTACCAGCGGCACGGCAGCCCTCGAAATGGCAGCTCTGTTGCTGAACTTACTTCCCGGCGACGAGGTCGTAGTGCCTTCGTTTACGTTTACCTCAACCGCCAATGCTTTTGTACTGCGTGGTGCACGCATAGTGTTTGCCGACAGTTCGGCCGAGCACCCCAACATCGATGTTTCGCAACTCGAATCACTGATTACGCCGCGTACCCGGGCTATCGTACCCGTGCACTACGCCGGTGTTTCCTGCGATATGGCTGCAATTATGTACCTGGCTGAACGCTTTAACCTGGCAGTGATTGAGGATGCCGCACAGGCCATCGAGAGTTATTACCTAGGAAAAGCGTTAGGAAGCTTTGGTCAGCTAGCAGCATTTTCCTTTCACGAAACCAAAAACCTGATTGCCGGCGAAGGCGGGCTGCTGGCCGTCAACTCGCCCGAGCTAGCACCTAGGGCCGAAATCATGTGGGAAAAGGGCACTAACAGGGCCGCTTTTTTTCGGGGTGAGGCTGCCAAGTACCAGTGGGTTGATGTCGGATCGTCGTTTTTGCCTTCGGAGCTGAACGCTGCATATCTCTGGGCACAACTAGAGGCAAAGGCTAGAATACTTGAGCAACGGCGCCAGCAGTGGCACCGCTACTACCATGCCTTTCAAGAAATTGCTGCCGAAGGCCTAGCCCTGTTACCCGTTGTACCGGCGTACGCGCAGCACAATTGGCACATATTCTACTTGGTGTGCCGCAACCTACCCGAACGCCAGCAGTTAATACAGCACCTAGCCGAGCAGAATATTCTGGCGGTTTTTCACTACCAAACGCTCCACGACAGCCCGTACTACCAAGCACTGCACGACGGTCGGCCTCTGCCCAACGCCCAACGGTTTGCTGATTGCTTGGTGCGCTTGCCTCTGTATTTCGAGCTTTCCGAAGACGACCAGCTGCGCGTAATCGAGGCAGTGGTTAACTACTTCGACCGTTTGCGCAAAACCTCCTCGTAA
- a CDS encoding glycosyltransferase family 4 protein, with amino-acid sequence MGASNQRGTRCMSEQLVNRSVRPVILVADNSTAVTGALNAMRGATDRLQHQFEFVYVLPSGSKGVAVLEAAGYKVYQVPFVEISKRVRNLVLYPFMLLLNGWRLARIARREKASALHMNDFYNLTGVIARAFTALPLITHVRFLPQTQVQPLARTWRWLAEHVAHRVVCVSQAVYRYFSPLPRVRVIADPIPGQEKYPPTSVALRTDGTVRMLYLSNYIPGKGQNFALEAFRHAYAQDSRLRLRFMGGDMGLEKNREFKAQLVAAMADAGLSEVVTFGGFESDVEAVIKQADIVLNFSESESFSLTCLDALFFGTPLIASDCGGPAELFEHGRSGLLVPNRDVPAMAEAMVRLAADLPLRQQFAEAGRAFVRHKFSPEATYLQLGALYEEVLRKRSK; translated from the coding sequence ATGGGTGCAAGCAATCAACGAGGTACTAGGTGCATGAGCGAACAATTGGTCAACCGATCGGTGCGCCCGGTCATCCTGGTTGCAGATAACTCCACTGCAGTAACCGGAGCCCTAAATGCGATGCGGGGTGCTACTGATCGTTTGCAGCATCAGTTCGAGTTTGTATACGTGCTGCCCAGCGGCAGCAAGGGCGTAGCTGTGCTCGAAGCCGCCGGCTACAAAGTGTACCAAGTGCCGTTTGTCGAGATAAGCAAACGGGTGCGCAACCTAGTATTATATCCGTTTATGCTGCTGCTGAATGGCTGGCGCTTGGCGCGTATTGCCCGCCGCGAAAAGGCTAGTGCGCTGCACATGAACGATTTTTACAACCTAACAGGGGTTATTGCACGGGCTTTTACGGCACTGCCTTTGATCACGCACGTACGCTTTCTGCCGCAAACGCAGGTACAGCCCCTGGCGCGGACATGGCGTTGGCTAGCCGAGCATGTGGCGCATCGCGTGGTGTGTGTGTCGCAGGCTGTGTACCGGTATTTTAGTCCGCTGCCACGCGTGCGGGTAATTGCCGATCCAATTCCGGGACAAGAAAAATACCCGCCCACCAGCGTAGCGCTCCGAACCGACGGAACTGTGCGGATGCTGTATTTGAGCAATTATATACCTGGTAAAGGCCAGAACTTTGCTCTTGAAGCCTTCAGGCATGCTTATGCCCAAGACTCCCGGCTGCGGCTGCGCTTTATGGGCGGCGACATGGGGCTGGAGAAAAACCGCGAATTCAAAGCCCAATTGGTAGCCGCAATGGCTGATGCTGGCTTAAGCGAAGTAGTAACGTTTGGCGGCTTCGAGTCCGATGTAGAGGCCGTTATCAAGCAGGCCGATATTGTGCTGAATTTTTCTGAGTCGGAGTCGTTCTCGCTTACTTGCTTAGACGCGCTCTTTTTCGGCACACCGCTGATTGCCTCGGATTGTGGCGGACCGGCGGAGTTGTTTGAGCATGGGCGCTCCGGGCTGTTGGTGCCCAACCGCGATGTGCCTGCCATGGCTGAGGCCATGGTGCGCCTCGCCGCCGACTTGCCTTTGCGCCAACAGTTTGCCGAAGCCGGACGGGCATTTGTGCGGCATAAGTTTAGTCCCGAAGCTACCTACCTGCAGTTGGGGGCGCTTTACGAGGAGGTTTTGCGCAAACGGTCGAAGTAG